In Chryseobacterium gleum, a single genomic region encodes these proteins:
- a CDS encoding phosphoglycerate kinase, whose translation MKTINDLNFKDKKALVRVDFNVPQDDQLKVTDNTRIVAVKPTVDKILNDGGSVILITHLGRPKGEVKDEFSLKHIVGEVSNVLGREVKFVDECIGEKAEQAAAELKPGEILLLENVRFHNEEEKGDAAFAEKLAKLGDAYVNDAFGTAHRAHASTAVIAQYFPSTKYFGLLMAKELQAIDKVLKSGERPVTAILGGSKVSTKITIIENILPAVDNLIIGGGMAFTFIKALGGKIGNSLVEEDKLPLALEILGKAKEHKVKVYLPSDTIIAESFSNDAERKEADIYAIPEGWMGLDAGHKSRDQFNDVLLNSRTILWNGPIGVFEMSNFAGGTVALGDSIAEATKLGAFSLVGGGDSVAFVKQFGYADKVSYVSTGGGAMLESLEGLELPGVAAINN comes from the coding sequence ATGAAAACAATCAATGATCTTAATTTTAAAGATAAGAAGGCTCTGGTAAGAGTGGACTTCAATGTTCCGCAGGATGATCAACTGAAAGTGACAGACAATACAAGAATTGTTGCTGTAAAACCTACAGTGGATAAGATCCTTAATGATGGTGGTTCTGTCATCTTAATTACCCACCTGGGAAGACCAAAGGGTGAGGTTAAAGATGAATTTTCTCTTAAACATATAGTAGGCGAAGTTTCCAATGTCTTAGGACGTGAAGTAAAGTTTGTTGATGAATGTATCGGTGAAAAAGCAGAGCAGGCTGCAGCTGAACTGAAACCAGGAGAGATCTTGTTGCTGGAAAATGTACGTTTTCATAATGAAGAAGAGAAAGGTGATGCTGCTTTTGCAGAGAAACTTGCTAAGCTTGGAGATGCTTATGTAAATGATGCATTTGGTACTGCACACAGGGCTCATGCTTCCACAGCAGTAATTGCACAGTATTTTCCATCAACTAAATATTTCGGTTTACTGATGGCTAAGGAGCTTCAGGCAATCGATAAAGTATTAAAAAGTGGTGAAAGACCGGTTACAGCTATTTTAGGAGGATCTAAAGTTTCAACTAAAATTACCATTATAGAAAATATACTTCCGGCAGTAGACAATCTGATCATTGGAGGAGGTATGGCATTTACCTTTATTAAGGCTCTTGGAGGAAAAATCGGAAATTCTCTTGTTGAAGAAGACAAGCTTCCTTTAGCTCTAGAGATTTTGGGTAAAGCTAAGGAGCATAAAGTGAAAGTTTATCTTCCGTCTGATACAATTATTGCTGAAAGTTTTAGTAATGATGCGGAAAGAAAAGAAGCTGATATCTATGCAATTCCTGAAGGATGGATGGGACTTGATGCAGGGCACAAATCTAGAGATCAGTTCAATGATGTATTGTTAAATTCAAGAACTATTCTTTGGAATGGACCAATTGGAGTTTTCGAGATGTCAAACTTTGCGGGTGGAACTGTTGCCTTAGGTGATAGTATTGCTGAAGCAACTAAGCTTGGTGCCTTCTCTTTAGTTGGAGGTGGGGACAGTGTTGCATTCGTTAAGCAATTTGGGTATGCTGATAAAGTAAGTTATGTTTCTACTGGAGGCGGAGCAATGCTTGAAAGTCTTGAAGGGCTAGAGTTACCAGGTGTAGCTGCAATCAACAATTAA
- the rsmI gene encoding 16S rRNA (cytidine(1402)-2'-O)-methyltransferase — MSGILYFVPTPVGNLEDMTFRAVNVLKEVDYILCEDTRTSGVLLKHFEISKPLKSYHLHNEHQATEKVIADLKNGQNIAIVTDAGTPGISDPGYLLAKAGADNNIEMICLPGATALIPALVVSGLPNNEFLFAGFLPQKKGRQTKLKQLAEEKKTIVLYESPHKINTTLEQIKEFFGEETKVSLSREISKKFEETKRGTINELIEFSKSKTLKGEIVLIVNNSI, encoded by the coding sequence TTGAGCGGAATCCTATATTTTGTTCCCACACCCGTCGGGAACCTTGAAGATATGACCTTCAGGGCAGTAAATGTCCTGAAAGAAGTTGATTATATTTTATGTGAAGATACCAGAACTTCCGGTGTTCTTTTAAAACATTTTGAGATCTCCAAGCCTTTAAAATCTTATCATTTGCATAATGAGCACCAGGCAACGGAAAAAGTGATTGCTGACCTTAAAAACGGCCAGAATATCGCTATTGTTACCGATGCGGGAACTCCCGGTATTTCGGATCCCGGATATCTGCTGGCAAAAGCGGGTGCAGACAACAATATTGAAATGATCTGCCTTCCCGGAGCAACAGCTTTGATTCCTGCTCTTGTCGTTTCAGGACTTCCTAATAATGAATTTCTATTCGCAGGTTTTCTGCCTCAGAAAAAAGGAAGACAAACCAAACTGAAGCAGCTTGCTGAGGAAAAAAAGACCATTGTTCTTTACGAAAGTCCCCATAAGATCAACACTACTCTGGAGCAGATTAAGGAGTTCTTTGGAGAAGAAACCAAAGTAAGCTTAAGCCGTGAGATTTCCAAGAAATTTGAAGAAACCAAACGTGGGACAATCAATGAATTAATTGAGTTTTCCAAGAGTAAAACTTTAAAAGGAGAGATTGTTCTTATTGTCAATAATTCTATTTAA
- a CDS encoding thymidine kinase, translating into MFLENTINHSKQSGWMEVICGSMFSGKTEELIRRLRRAEMAGQNVEIFKPKLDVRYSEEDVVSHNQNKIRSTAVENPNEILLLASNCDVVGIDEAQFFDESIVDIANQLANSGIRVVIAGLDMDFLGRPFGPMPNLMATAEYVTKVHAICKRTGNLANYSMRISQGDNLVELGETESYEAVSRRVFIDEVLSKRK; encoded by the coding sequence ATGTTTTTAGAAAATACAATTAATCATTCCAAACAAAGCGGTTGGATGGAAGTGATTTGCGGCTCTATGTTTTCCGGTAAAACAGAGGAACTTATCCGCAGATTGCGAAGAGCAGAAATGGCAGGACAGAATGTGGAAATTTTTAAACCGAAGCTGGATGTACGGTATTCTGAAGAGGATGTAGTTTCCCATAACCAGAACAAAATCCGCAGCACTGCAGTAGAGAATCCAAATGAAATTCTTCTGCTGGCATCCAATTGTGATGTTGTAGGAATTGATGAAGCTCAGTTTTTCGATGAAAGCATTGTTGATATTGCCAATCAGCTGGCGAATAGCGGTATCAGAGTAGTTATTGCAGGTCTGGATATGGATTTTCTGGGCCGTCCGTTCGGGCCTATGCCTAATCTGATGGCTACTGCCGAATATGTTACAAAAGTGCATGCTATTTGTAAGAGAACGGGTAATCTCGCCAACTATTCCATGAGAATTTCCCAGGGAGATAATCTGGTAGAATTGGGAGAAACAGAAAGCTATGAAGCAGTAAGCCGCCGTGTTTTTATTGACGAAGTACTTTCAAAAAGAAAATAA
- the ybeY gene encoding rRNA maturation RNase YbeY → MIQFFYENLPESVSTDYKKWLEDLILSEGKKLGEINYIFCDDEYLLKINQDYLQHDYYTDIITFDYVKGKTISAEIFVSLQRISDNASTLSRDYEEELRRVLAHGILHLAGYKDKTEEEEKEMRRMEDLYLDKYRNLKF, encoded by the coding sequence ATGATACAGTTCTTTTACGAAAACTTACCGGAGTCAGTAAGTACAGATTACAAAAAATGGCTGGAAGACCTTATTCTTTCAGAAGGAAAAAAACTAGGAGAAATCAATTACATTTTTTGTGATGATGAATATCTTCTTAAGATCAATCAGGATTATTTACAGCATGATTATTATACAGACATCATCACTTTTGATTATGTAAAAGGGAAGACAATAAGCGCTGAGATTTTCGTATCTTTGCAGCGCATTTCTGATAACGCCTCTACCCTTTCCCGAGATTATGAAGAAGAATTAAGAAGGGTTTTAGCCCACGGAATTTTACATCTGGCAGGCTACAAAGACAAGACGGAAGAGGAAGAAAAAGAGATGCGGAGAATGGAAGATCTGTACCTGGATAAATACAGGAATTTAAAGTTTTAA
- a CDS encoding bifunctional UDP-N-acetylmuramoyl-tripeptide:D-alanyl-D-alanine ligase/alanine racemase, which produces MNYTVQHIAEITNAQIIGDGNLLIKNIAYDSRIIYSIKNTAFIAINTHKNSGEKFIESAMDRGIKVIISEHHYPEFENITWIIVENSVAFLQKLAKYHFENSHLQSIGITGSNGKTILKEWLYQCLWNEFPTVKSPKSFNSQIGLPLSLLQINDSHQLGIFEVGISKPHEMEKLENIFHPQIGLLTHIGTAHAANFSSEEELIDEKIRLFKNSEVIIYNGDNDLVDQKIKNSYSDKKLIAYGFKKENQVFIKSNISKDENIIVEYFGEEISFPAHQRDEATLTNAMALITVLKELNIENKKIVEKINLLKAVEMRLEAIEGNKGNIVINDSFNLDLDSLKTALQFLNEYNKAKKSLVLTDIVGVSTNAKELYEEVAELVNDQNFDSVFLIGNEISKFSELFKAKTYTFIDTKELIESKHLTEIENQIILLKGARKFEIEKLKDILELRKHDTVLEVNLNAILHNINYHKSLLKPGTKMMAMVKANAYGLGSFEVSEFLQHHHIDYLGVAYADEGVELRKKGITTPIIVMNPEQHSYQTIIEYNLEPEIYSFRVLELFYEAVQKSGYDKKYPIHIKLETGMHRLGFKDFELDQLSETLSHKNVKVQSMFSHLSSSDMPEEKEFTLKQLEVFEKNSSYLIEKLGYTSIRHILNSAGITSYKDHQHDMVRIGIGMLGESADPEIQKQLRSVVSFKTVISQISTVENGESVGYSRRYKTDHPTRIATIPVGYADGIPRLIGNQVGNVGVNKTLAPIVGNICMDMMMINVDHIPNVKEGDTVTVFNAHPSLKEFAGYCKTITYEVLTSISPRVKRIYIKD; this is translated from the coding sequence ATGAACTATACAGTACAACACATTGCAGAGATCACCAATGCACAGATCATTGGAGACGGAAATTTATTGATCAAAAATATAGCGTATGACAGCAGGATTATTTATTCTATCAAGAATACAGCTTTTATCGCAATTAATACTCATAAGAATTCCGGGGAAAAATTTATTGAATCTGCAATGGACAGGGGTATTAAGGTCATTATTTCTGAGCATCATTATCCTGAGTTTGAAAATATAACCTGGATCATTGTTGAAAATTCCGTAGCGTTTCTTCAGAAATTAGCAAAATATCATTTCGAAAATTCTCACTTACAATCTATCGGAATTACAGGAAGTAATGGAAAGACCATTTTAAAAGAATGGTTGTATCAATGTCTTTGGAATGAATTTCCTACGGTAAAAAGTCCAAAGAGTTTCAATTCCCAGATCGGGTTGCCATTATCTCTACTTCAGATCAATGATTCTCATCAGTTGGGTATTTTTGAAGTAGGAATCTCAAAACCGCACGAAATGGAAAAGCTTGAAAATATTTTCCATCCTCAGATCGGATTGCTTACCCATATTGGAACTGCCCATGCTGCCAACTTTTCTTCCGAGGAAGAATTGATTGATGAAAAAATCAGACTTTTTAAAAATTCTGAGGTGATCATTTACAATGGCGACAATGATTTGGTTGATCAAAAAATCAAAAATTCCTATTCTGATAAAAAATTAATTGCTTACGGTTTCAAAAAAGAGAATCAGGTTTTCATCAAAAGCAATATTTCTAAAGATGAAAATATCATTGTTGAATATTTTGGCGAAGAAATCAGTTTTCCGGCCCACCAGAGAGACGAAGCGACGTTAACCAATGCTATGGCGCTTATCACTGTTCTCAAGGAACTGAATATCGAAAATAAAAAGATCGTCGAAAAAATCAACCTTTTAAAGGCCGTCGAAATGAGGCTTGAAGCCATTGAAGGAAATAAAGGCAATATTGTCATCAATGATTCTTTCAACCTTGACCTCGATTCTTTGAAGACTGCCCTTCAGTTTTTGAATGAATATAATAAAGCAAAAAAATCTCTGGTTCTGACAGACATCGTAGGAGTAAGCACCAATGCCAAAGAATTATATGAAGAAGTAGCAGAATTGGTGAACGATCAGAATTTTGATTCTGTATTCCTGATCGGTAATGAAATTTCAAAATTCAGTGAATTATTTAAAGCTAAAACCTATACTTTTATTGATACTAAAGAGCTCATTGAAAGTAAACATCTTACTGAAATAGAAAATCAGATCATTCTGCTGAAAGGTGCAAGAAAATTCGAGATCGAAAAACTTAAAGATATCCTCGAACTCAGAAAGCATGATACGGTCCTGGAAGTAAATCTTAATGCTATACTTCATAACATCAATTATCATAAATCATTGCTGAAACCAGGAACTAAAATGATGGCAATGGTAAAAGCGAATGCCTACGGATTGGGAAGTTTCGAAGTATCAGAATTTCTTCAGCATCATCATATAGATTACCTAGGTGTTGCTTATGCCGATGAAGGTGTAGAGCTGAGAAAGAAAGGAATTACCACTCCTATTATTGTAATGAATCCTGAGCAGCACAGTTATCAGACTATCATAGAGTATAATCTTGAGCCCGAAATTTACAGCTTCAGGGTATTGGAATTATTTTATGAAGCCGTTCAGAAATCAGGATATGATAAAAAATATCCTATCCATATTAAACTGGAAACAGGAATGCACCGTCTTGGTTTTAAAGATTTTGAGCTGGATCAGTTAAGCGAAACTTTAAGCCACAAAAATGTAAAGGTCCAAAGTATGTTCAGCCATTTATCTTCTTCTGATATGCCTGAAGAAAAAGAATTTACTTTGAAACAACTGGAGGTTTTTGAGAAAAATTCAAGTTACCTTATTGAAAAACTGGGTTACACTTCTATCCGCCACATCCTGAATTCAGCAGGAATTACCAGCTATAAAGATCATCAACATGATATGGTGAGAATCGGTATTGGTATGCTGGGAGAATCAGCAGATCCTGAAATTCAGAAGCAATTGCGGTCCGTCGTAAGCTTTAAAACCGTAATTTCACAGATATCAACTGTGGAAAACGGAGAATCTGTAGGTTACAGCAGAAGATATAAGACAGATCATCCTACCAGAATCGCAACTATTCCCGTAGGATATGCAGACGGAATTCCAAGGCTGATAGGAAATCAGGTAGGAAATGTTGGTGTTAACAAAACACTGGCACCTATCGTTGGAAATATCTGTATGGATATGATGATGATAAATGTAGATCATATTCCGAATGTAAAAGAAGGTGATACGGTAACTGTTTTTAATGCACACCCAAGTTTAAAAGAATTCGCAGGATACTGCAAAACGATAACCTATGAAGTATTAACCTCCATTTCACCCCGGGTGAAACGGATCTATATAAAAGACTAA
- a CDS encoding class I SAM-dependent methyltransferase: protein MKIKDHFLSQEIFEIKETETKGVFKTSPIPSDISRYYESEDYISHHQDSGSLKEKLYKFLQSFNLQYKKNILVDRIKKGSNVLDYGCGAGEFVKYIENDFETFGFEPDADARKAAQGKITKASIVDDINKIEENSLDAITLWHVFEHIENQNEMLNIFHTKLKEKGLLVIAVPNPTSYDAKHYKEYWAAYDVPRHIYHFSKNGMENLISKNRDWKLRKIKPLVLDSYYISMLSEKYKKSPLFWLKAVIYGTISNVKALFSNEFSSLIYIIEKR, encoded by the coding sequence ATGAAAATAAAAGATCATTTTCTTTCACAGGAAATATTTGAAATTAAAGAAACAGAAACAAAAGGAGTCTTCAAAACCTCCCCTATTCCATCTGACATTTCAAGATATTATGAAAGCGAAGATTACATTTCTCATCACCAGGATTCCGGAAGCTTAAAAGAAAAACTCTACAAGTTTCTTCAGTCTTTCAATCTTCAGTACAAAAAAAACATACTGGTAGACAGAATCAAAAAAGGTTCAAATGTTCTGGATTACGGATGCGGAGCCGGAGAATTTGTAAAATATATTGAAAATGATTTTGAGACTTTCGGTTTTGAACCGGATGCGGATGCAAGAAAAGCTGCACAGGGAAAAATAACCAAAGCTTCCATTGTGGATGACATTAATAAGATTGAAGAAAACAGCCTGGATGCTATTACACTATGGCATGTATTTGAGCATATTGAGAACCAGAACGAGATGCTGAATATTTTTCATACCAAATTAAAAGAAAAAGGACTTCTTGTTATCGCTGTTCCCAACCCTACTTCATATGATGCAAAACATTATAAAGAATACTGGGCTGCTTATGATGTGCCGAGGCACATCTATCACTTCTCAAAAAATGGAATGGAAAATTTAATTTCAAAAAACCGCGACTGGAAATTAAGAAAAATAAAACCTTTAGTTCTTGACTCCTACTACATCTCCATGCTGAGCGAAAAATACAAAAAATCACCCCTATTTTGGCTAAAAGCAGTGATCTACGGAACGATTTCCAACGTAAAGGCGTTATTTTCGAACGAATTTTCTAGTTTGATATACATTATCGAAAAAAGATAG
- the mnmG gene encoding tRNA uridine-5-carboxymethylaminomethyl(34) synthesis enzyme MnmG — MISEIYDVIVVGAGHAGCEAAAAAANLGSKTLLITMNMQTIGQMSCNPAMGGIAKGQIVREIDAMGGYSGIVADKSAIQFKMLNLSKGPAMWSPRTQNDRMLFAEEWRLALENTPNLDFFQDMVKQLIIENNKVTGVVTSLGIEIKGRSVVLTNGTFLNGLIHVGDKQLGGGRMGEPRAFGITEQLVTLGFEAGRMKTGTPPRVDGRSLDYSKMEEQKGDQNPQKFSYLDTPKLTKQLSCHIVYTNETVHDILREGFDRSPMFNGTIQSLGPRYCPSIEDKINRFAERNRHQLFVEPEGWKTVEIYVNGFSSSLPEDVQIKAMKHIPGFENVKVFRPGYAIEYDYFPPTQLKHTLETKIIDNLYFAGQINGTTGYEEAAGQGLIAGINAHNKVHEKDEFILNRDEAYIGVLIDDLITKGTEEPYRMFTSRAEYRLLLRQDNADIRLTEKAFNLGLAKEDRLRRVETKVSESQSLEEFLRETSLKPGIINPVLESIESSPVDQAYRAAQILTRPNMTLEKLDEIDFIKEVSEQYSDEVREQAEINIKYKGYIEKEKENVAKLNRLENIKIPEDFDYSKLSSLSAEAKQKMSNVRPKTIAQAGRISGVSPADINVLLVYLGR; from the coding sequence ATGATTTCAGAAATATATGATGTAATAGTAGTAGGTGCCGGACACGCAGGTTGTGAAGCAGCAGCAGCAGCAGCCAACCTCGGTTCTAAAACTTTACTTATTACAATGAATATGCAGACCATCGGACAGATGAGCTGCAACCCGGCAATGGGCGGAATCGCAAAAGGACAGATCGTAAGAGAGATTGATGCGATGGGAGGATATTCCGGAATTGTGGCAGACAAATCTGCTATCCAATTCAAGATGCTGAATCTTTCAAAAGGTCCTGCGATGTGGTCTCCGAGAACCCAGAATGATAGAATGCTTTTCGCCGAAGAATGGAGACTGGCATTAGAGAATACTCCTAATCTTGATTTCTTTCAGGATATGGTGAAGCAACTGATTATTGAAAATAATAAAGTAACCGGAGTGGTTACCTCTTTAGGAATTGAAATCAAAGGAAGATCTGTAGTTCTTACCAACGGAACTTTTCTTAACGGTTTAATTCACGTCGGAGATAAACAATTAGGCGGAGGAAGAATGGGTGAACCAAGAGCTTTTGGAATTACAGAACAATTGGTCACTTTAGGTTTCGAAGCAGGAAGAATGAAAACCGGTACTCCACCGAGAGTGGACGGAAGAAGTCTGGATTATTCAAAAATGGAAGAACAGAAAGGAGATCAAAATCCTCAAAAGTTCAGCTATCTCGATACACCGAAACTGACAAAACAATTAAGCTGCCATATTGTATATACTAACGAAACAGTACACGACATTTTAAGAGAAGGCTTCGACAGAAGTCCAATGTTCAACGGTACAATCCAAAGCTTAGGTCCAAGATATTGCCCAAGTATAGAAGATAAAATTAACCGTTTTGCAGAGAGAAACAGACACCAGCTTTTCGTAGAGCCGGAAGGATGGAAAACTGTTGAAATCTACGTCAATGGATTCAGCTCTTCTCTTCCGGAGGATGTACAGATCAAAGCAATGAAACACATTCCGGGATTTGAAAACGTAAAAGTTTTCCGCCCTGGTTATGCTATTGAATATGATTACTTCCCTCCTACCCAATTAAAGCACACACTTGAGACGAAAATAATCGATAATTTATATTTCGCAGGTCAGATCAACGGAACAACCGGATATGAAGAAGCAGCCGGTCAAGGTTTAATTGCAGGAATTAATGCTCACAATAAAGTTCACGAAAAAGATGAATTTATCCTGAACCGGGATGAAGCGTATATCGGAGTTTTGATTGACGATTTGATTACAAAAGGAACTGAAGAACCTTACAGAATGTTTACTTCACGTGCCGAATACAGACTTCTACTCAGACAGGATAACGCAGATATCCGTTTAACAGAAAAGGCGTTCAATCTTGGATTGGCAAAAGAAGACAGATTAAGACGTGTAGAAACTAAAGTATCTGAAAGCCAATCACTTGAAGAGTTTCTTCGCGAAACTTCTTTAAAACCAGGTATTATCAACCCAGTTCTGGAATCTATTGAAAGCAGTCCAGTAGATCAGGCTTACAGAGCAGCTCAAATCCTTACCAGACCTAATATGACATTAGAAAAACTGGATGAAATTGATTTCATTAAAGAAGTTTCTGAGCAATATAGCGATGAAGTCAGAGAGCAGGCAGAGATTAATATCAAATACAAAGGATATATTGAGAAAGAAAAAGAAAATGTTGCTAAATTAAATCGTTTGGAAAATATTAAAATTCCTGAAGACTTTGATTATAGCAAACTTTCAAGCCTTTCTGCAGAAGCTAAACAGAAGATGTCTAATGTACGTCCAAAAACAATTGCACAAGCTGGAAGAATAAGTGGAGTTTCTCCAGCCGATATCAATGTTCTATTAGTATATCTGGGACGTTAA
- a CDS encoding patatin-like phospholipase family protein — MRKLLILLFIFPLLLIHSQVKKDLVIPKNPKIGLSLAGGGAKGFSHVGVLKVLDSLGVKVDYIAGTSMGAIVGGLYAAGYSGKEIEKIVMDTDFYSLIMDPKSRQEASFFNKSVDKYLLSIPLKNGKITLPSSISTGQRNVYLLKELFKNVSNIEDFSKMPIPFLCVATNLESGNMQIFEKGDLVQSIMASSAFPSLMDPVKIGDSIYIDGAMTVNYPSKPLKDKGIDIVIGVDLNQDLSKREDLNNIIAILNQVIDFGIKKDTRRQYKYTDINIKPNLKGMSATSYDDKKKILDSGYVEGLKYTQILDQLPKRPFDRLRQRVNPIYSNVYKIDSISIEGSKIYGKNYTLGKMGLRLPSLQTYGSINKMIDKLVATNNYRFINYDIVQENDANYLKLYVTEDDARHFLKFGLHYDEVFKTGLLLNYSAKRLLFKNSNLSLDVVVGDRLRYYLNYFIDNGYIPGFGLYSSGMSFDIKNVDNYNIDRWEWLRNEAYIQSVWKDKFAIGGGISHDYFKAENPNGENQRYSRFLNPYIFIKTDTQDDKEFPTKGVYFAAEGKVVDLLKSEVDKRIIQIKADLRLNIPLGKQFSYRLNLFGGVTIGENLPIYYQYRLGGIFEQNLINFKSFGGFYFAQLYTNNVILASNDIQFKFNKNYFISGNFSFANLSNDIKFEDAVKVNYSSLGITAGYKSPFGQIKVNFSHSLKNNQKGIFSVILGHWF; from the coding sequence ATGAGAAAACTCCTGATTCTGCTTTTCATATTCCCACTGTTATTGATCCATTCTCAGGTAAAAAAAGATCTGGTAATTCCTAAGAATCCAAAGATCGGGCTTTCCCTTGCCGGTGGCGGAGCCAAAGGTTTTTCACATGTCGGAGTTCTCAAAGTATTGGATTCGTTGGGAGTGAAAGTGGATTATATAGCAGGAACAAGTATGGGGGCCATTGTAGGAGGATTGTATGCCGCAGGATACTCCGGAAAAGAAATAGAAAAAATTGTCATGGATACAGATTTCTATTCTTTGATTATGGACCCGAAATCACGGCAGGAAGCCAGCTTTTTCAACAAATCAGTAGATAAATATCTTTTATCCATTCCGCTTAAAAACGGGAAAATCACTCTTCCTTCTTCCATCAGCACCGGCCAGAGAAATGTTTACCTTCTTAAAGAACTTTTTAAAAATGTTTCCAATATCGAAGATTTCTCTAAAATGCCCATTCCTTTTTTATGTGTTGCCACCAATCTTGAAAGCGGGAATATGCAGATCTTTGAAAAAGGAGATCTTGTACAGTCTATCATGGCAAGTTCGGCCTTTCCTTCTTTAATGGATCCTGTAAAGATTGGCGACAGTATTTATATTGACGGAGCTATGACGGTAAACTATCCTTCAAAGCCTTTAAAGGACAAAGGAATTGATATCGTCATTGGTGTGGACCTTAATCAGGATCTTTCAAAAAGAGAGGATTTAAACAATATTATAGCTATTCTCAATCAGGTTATCGATTTCGGAATAAAAAAAGATACCAGAAGACAGTATAAATATACAGACATCAATATCAAACCCAATCTGAAAGGAATGTCTGCCACAAGCTATGATGATAAAAAGAAAATTCTGGACAGCGGCTATGTGGAAGGGCTGAAATATACCCAGATACTTGACCAACTTCCAAAGCGGCCTTTTGACCGTCTCAGACAGCGCGTAAACCCAATTTATTCCAACGTATATAAGATAGACAGCATTTCTATTGAAGGAAGTAAAATCTACGGAAAAAACTATACACTTGGTAAAATGGGACTGCGTCTCCCCTCTCTGCAGACCTATGGAAGTATCAATAAAATGATAGATAAGCTTGTTGCTACAAACAACTACCGTTTTATTAACTATGATATTGTTCAGGAAAATGATGCCAATTATCTGAAGCTTTATGTTACAGAAGATGATGCCCGCCATTTTTTAAAATTCGGTCTGCATTATGATGAAGTTTTCAAGACCGGACTTTTATTAAATTACTCTGCAAAAAGACTTTTATTTAAAAATTCAAATCTTTCCCTGGACGTTGTTGTAGGAGACCGCCTGAGGTACTACCTGAATTATTTTATAGATAACGGATATATCCCCGGATTTGGGCTCTATTCATCGGGAATGAGCTTTGATATTAAGAATGTGGATAATTACAATATAGACCGCTGGGAATGGCTCAGAAATGAAGCTTATATACAGTCTGTATGGAAAGATAAATTCGCGATCGGAGGCGGTATCAGCCACGACTACTTTAAAGCAGAAAACCCAAATGGTGAAAACCAACGCTACAGTCGTTTTTTAAACCCTTATATTTTTATCAAAACAGACACTCAGGATGATAAAGAATTTCCAACAAAAGGGGTTTATTTTGCTGCAGAAGGAAAAGTAGTAGACCTTTTAAAGTCCGAGGTAGACAAAAGAATTATTCAGATTAAAGCTGATCTAAGACTTAATATTCCGCTTGGCAAACAGTTCAGTTACCGTCTGAATTTATTTGGAGGAGTTACCATTGGTGAAAATCTTCCCATTTATTATCAATACAGATTAGGTGGAATTTTTGAACAGAATCTGATTAATTTCAAAAGCTTCGGAGGGTTTTATTTCGCCCAGCTTTATACAAATAATGTTATACTGGCCTCTAATGATATCCAGTTTAAATTCAATAAAAACTATTTTATCAGTGGAAATTTCAGCTTTGCTAACCTATCAAACGATATCAAGTTTGAAGATGCAGTTAAAGTAAATTATAGCTCACTGGGAATAACGGCGGGTTACAAATCTCCTTTCGGGCAGATAAAAGTCAACTTCAGCCACTCACTTAAAAACAACCAAAAAGGTATATTCAGTGTTATTTTAGGACACTGGTTTTAA